A genomic window from Arthrobacter sp. FW305-BF8 includes:
- a CDS encoding ABC transporter permease, protein MSQPSQQDEIMAEEAGLRQEAAGVEPVSEARGLSQGQIVRKRFLGHSGAIVGLVVFAIIFVMAFTSVGYAGIPGWWKYTHEAVSPLVNDGTPTASLWPLAWGEHPFGQDRIGRDLFAMTMRGAQQSITIMVVIGLIAGLVGVVVGALSGYFRGWMEAVLMRLTDVIIIVPALLLAAVMAQLAGRRDEGSWFASFASSNGVLALGIFLGLISWVGLARLMRGEFLTLREREFVDAARISGASNARIIFKHILPNAVGVLIVNVTLTMSAAILTETALSYLGVGVKSPDTSLGLLISQNQEAFATRPWLFWFPGLFIVLICLSINFIGDGLRDAFDPRQKKFNAKKAKDADAAVPEKTPLAALDSSADDGRTAGGDRGA, encoded by the coding sequence ATGAGCCAGCCCAGTCAGCAGGACGAAATCATGGCGGAGGAGGCCGGCCTGCGGCAGGAAGCTGCCGGCGTCGAGCCTGTCTCCGAAGCCCGGGGCCTGAGCCAGGGCCAGATCGTCCGCAAAAGGTTTCTTGGCCATTCCGGCGCCATCGTCGGCCTTGTGGTCTTCGCCATCATCTTCGTCATGGCCTTCACGTCAGTGGGGTATGCCGGGATCCCGGGCTGGTGGAAGTACACCCATGAGGCCGTCTCGCCGCTGGTCAACGACGGCACGCCCACGGCGTCGCTGTGGCCCCTGGCCTGGGGGGAACATCCCTTCGGCCAGGACCGGATCGGGCGCGACCTCTTCGCCATGACCATGCGCGGCGCCCAGCAGTCCATCACCATCATGGTGGTCATCGGCCTCATCGCCGGCCTGGTCGGTGTGGTCGTCGGGGCGCTGTCCGGATACTTCCGGGGCTGGATGGAAGCCGTCCTGATGAGGCTCACCGACGTCATCATCATTGTCCCCGCACTGCTCCTCGCCGCCGTCATGGCGCAGCTGGCAGGACGCCGGGATGAAGGCAGCTGGTTTGCGTCCTTCGCCAGCAGCAACGGTGTCCTGGCACTCGGCATCTTCCTGGGGCTCATCAGCTGGGTGGGCCTGGCGAGGCTCATGCGCGGCGAGTTCCTCACCCTGCGTGAGCGCGAGTTCGTGGACGCGGCGCGGATTTCCGGGGCCAGCAACGCCCGGATCATCTTCAAGCACATCCTGCCCAACGCAGTGGGCGTGCTGATCGTCAACGTCACCCTCACCATGTCAGCGGCGATCCTTACCGAAACGGCCCTCAGCTATCTCGGCGTCGGCGTCAAGTCTCCGGACACCTCGCTCGGCCTGCTCATCTCGCAGAACCAGGAAGCCTTCGCCACCCGACCCTGGCTTTTCTGGTTCCCCGGACTGTTCATCGTCCTCATCTGCCTGAGCATCAACTTCATTGGCGACGGCCTGCGGGACGCCTTCGACCCGAGGCAAAAGAAGTTCAACGCCAAGAAGGCCAAGGACGCTGACGCTGCCGTTCCCGAGAAGACGCCTTTGGCGGCCCTGGACAGCAGCGCTGATGACGGCCGGACCGCCGGCGGGGACAGGGGAGCCTGA
- a CDS encoding ABC transporter family substrate-binding protein produces MRFSRISKAVGVAAAAALALSACASTNGGTTPSSNAAGKQGGTATVVEVNAFNTFNPNTADGNTDINSKVSYATHSGFYYIDNQLNIVHNDKFGKMEKTSDDPLTVKYTINEGVKWSDGTPVTAADLLLQWAAFSGYYNDADADGKAGTSYFSYAGDPTGLALTDFPEIGDNNRSMTIKYSKPFADWEIALGGPGIDIPAHVLAKKAGLADTQAFIDHLKSMPRGDAKAPKAADAKLKAMSDMWNTGFDSKTLPSDPSLFLSNGPFVVQSINQDQSLTMVRNKDYNWGPEAKLDEITVRYIGSSPAQVQALKNGEADIIAPQASADTLDQLKALESQGVTVEQGNQLSYDHIDLNYSGPFAEKTVREAFMKTVPRKDIVDKIIKKLDPEAKPLDSQLFVPAQPAYDASVQANGSSAYADADVDGAKKLLNGATPEVRIMYNKDNPNRVDAFSLIRESATKAGFKIVDGGLGASDWGKALGKGGYDATIFGWINPGVGVSGVPQIFRSGNGSNFNKFSDPEADKLMDELIVTTDRSKQDDLSKQIDKKIWDSAYGLPLFQSVGVDAYSDRITGVKFMPNQTGVWWNFWEWAEK; encoded by the coding sequence ATGCGATTCAGTCGTATTTCCAAAGCAGTAGGCGTTGCAGCCGCGGCTGCACTGGCGCTCAGCGCCTGCGCGAGCACCAATGGCGGGACAACCCCGTCCAGTAATGCGGCCGGCAAGCAGGGGGGAACAGCCACTGTAGTTGAGGTCAACGCGTTCAACACCTTCAACCCCAACACGGCCGACGGCAACACTGACATCAACTCGAAGGTCAGCTACGCCACACACTCCGGGTTCTACTACATCGACAACCAGCTGAACATTGTCCACAACGACAAATTCGGCAAGATGGAAAAGACGTCCGACGATCCGCTGACCGTCAAGTACACCATCAACGAAGGTGTGAAGTGGTCGGACGGCACGCCCGTCACCGCAGCTGACCTGCTCCTGCAGTGGGCAGCCTTCTCCGGTTACTACAACGACGCCGACGCCGACGGCAAGGCGGGAACGTCCTACTTCTCCTACGCCGGCGACCCCACCGGTCTGGCGCTCACCGATTTCCCCGAAATCGGCGACAACAACCGCTCCATGACCATCAAGTACTCCAAGCCGTTCGCTGACTGGGAGATCGCACTGGGCGGACCGGGCATCGACATCCCGGCCCACGTCCTGGCCAAGAAGGCCGGGCTGGCCGACACGCAGGCCTTCATTGACCATCTCAAGAGCATGCCCCGCGGCGACGCCAAGGCGCCCAAGGCCGCTGATGCCAAGCTCAAGGCCATGTCCGACATGTGGAACACCGGCTTCGACTCCAAGACCCTGCCGAGTGACCCGAGCCTGTTCCTCTCCAACGGCCCGTTCGTGGTCCAGAGCATCAACCAGGACCAGTCCCTGACCATGGTGCGCAACAAGGATTACAACTGGGGCCCCGAGGCCAAGCTGGACGAGATCACCGTCCGCTACATCGGTTCCTCCCCGGCCCAGGTCCAGGCTCTGAAGAACGGCGAAGCCGATATCATCGCCCCGCAGGCTTCGGCCGACACCCTCGATCAGCTCAAAGCACTCGAGAGCCAGGGCGTCACGGTCGAGCAGGGGAACCAGCTCTCCTACGACCACATCGACCTGAACTACTCGGGACCCTTCGCCGAGAAGACTGTCCGTGAGGCATTCATGAAGACGGTTCCACGCAAGGACATCGTCGACAAGATCATCAAGAAGCTCGACCCCGAGGCAAAGCCCCTGGATTCGCAGCTGTTCGTTCCCGCGCAGCCGGCCTATGACGCCTCCGTCCAGGCCAACGGATCCTCGGCCTACGCGGATGCAGATGTTGACGGCGCCAAGAAGCTCCTGAACGGTGCGACCCCTGAGGTCCGCATCATGTACAACAAGGACAACCCGAACCGTGTGGACGCGTTCTCGCTCATCCGTGAGTCCGCAACCAAGGCCGGCTTCAAGATTGTCGACGGCGGACTTGGCGCCTCTGACTGGGGCAAGGCCCTCGGCAAGGGCGGCTACGACGCCACGATTTTCGGGTGGATCAACCCGGGCGTCGGAGTTTCCGGCGTGCCGCAGATCTTCCGCTCCGGCAACGGTTCCAACTTCAACAAGTTCAGCGATCCTGAAGCCGACAAGCTCATGGACGAACTCATTGTGACGACTGACCGCAGCAAGCAGGATGATCTGTCCAAGCAGATCGACAAGAAGATCTGGGACTCGGCCTACGGCCTCCCGCTGTTCCAGTCCGTTGGTGTTGACGCCTACAGCGACCGCATCACCGGCGTGAAGTTCATGCCCAACCAGACCGGCGTCTGGTGGAACTTCTGGGAGTGGGCCGAGAAGTAA
- the ychF gene encoding redox-regulated ATPase YchF, with protein MALTIGIVGLPNVGKSTLFNALTRNQVLAANYPFATIEPNVGVVNLPDPRLQQLAGIFGSQRVLPAAVSFVDIAGIVKGASEGEGLGNQFLANIREAEAIAEVVRVFDDPDVIHVDGKVDPRSDMETINTELILADLQTIEKAIPRIEKEVKIKKREAAELAAIKAAQAVLERGDTIYSSVTSDKLEMEHLKELSLLTAKPFIYVFNADEGILGSEEKQAELRAMVAPADCIFLDAKLESDLVELDEAEAREMLEMNGQDESGLDQLARVGFHTLGLQTYLTAGPKEARAWTIHQGDTAPQAAGVIHSDFQRGFIKAEVVSFEDLIDAGSMAEAKSRGKVRIEGKEYVMSDGDVVEFRFNV; from the coding sequence GTGGCTCTTACTATTGGCATCGTCGGCCTGCCCAACGTCGGCAAATCAACTCTTTTCAACGCACTGACCCGCAACCAGGTCCTGGCCGCGAACTACCCGTTCGCCACCATCGAACCCAATGTCGGCGTCGTGAACCTGCCCGACCCCAGGCTCCAGCAGCTGGCCGGGATCTTCGGCTCGCAGCGCGTACTGCCCGCGGCCGTCTCCTTCGTCGACATCGCCGGCATCGTCAAGGGCGCCTCCGAAGGGGAAGGCCTGGGCAACCAGTTCCTCGCCAACATCCGTGAAGCGGAAGCCATCGCCGAGGTGGTGCGCGTCTTCGACGACCCCGACGTCATCCACGTCGACGGCAAGGTGGACCCCCGCTCCGACATGGAAACCATCAACACCGAGCTGATCCTCGCCGATCTGCAGACCATCGAGAAGGCCATTCCCCGGATCGAAAAAGAGGTCAAGATCAAGAAGCGCGAGGCCGCGGAACTCGCTGCCATCAAGGCCGCGCAGGCAGTTCTGGAGCGCGGTGACACCATCTACTCCTCAGTCACGAGCGACAAGCTCGAGATGGAGCACCTCAAGGAGCTCAGCCTTCTGACGGCCAAGCCCTTCATCTATGTCTTCAACGCGGACGAAGGAATTCTCGGCAGCGAGGAGAAGCAGGCCGAGCTGCGCGCGATGGTTGCGCCGGCCGACTGCATCTTCCTGGACGCCAAGCTCGAGTCCGACCTCGTGGAACTGGACGAGGCCGAGGCGCGTGAAATGCTCGAAATGAACGGGCAGGACGAATCCGGGCTGGACCAGTTGGCCCGCGTCGGGTTCCACACGCTGGGGCTGCAGACCTACCTCACGGCGGGGCCCAAGGAGGCGCGCGCCTGGACCATCCACCAGGGCGACACCGCCCCGCAGGCAGCCGGCGTCATCCACTCGGACTTCCAGCGCGGCTTCATCAAGGCAGAGGTTGTCTCCTTCGAGGACCTCATCGACGCCGGTTCCATGGCGGAGGCCAAGTCGCGCGGCAAGGTCCGCATTGAGGGCAAGGAATACGTCATGTCCGACGGCGATGTGGTGGAGTTCCGCTTCAACGTGTGA
- a CDS encoding DNA recombination protein RmuC translates to MEPFAVILALLMLLLGAVSGAGAVYVVLRRRGAAVEADFDGVSARLSEVSAQFAAADAERRLLSAQNRELGMSREQDGSVLRALAPVAEKLTAVQQQVALLERDRLEQYGQLAQQLQEARLTDEQLMRSTHALESALRSNSARGQWGEVQLRRVVEAAGMMRHVDFHEQQHGTSGAEAAVRPDLVVQLPGDKQLVVDAKVPLSAYLEAQELGQSAGDKPGLSQAALQNLMAAHAKALKSHVDALSTKKYWDISGNSPELVICFVPAESILAAALSADPALLDHALSRNVVLASPGTLLAVLKSVAFTWRQDVLTDSARELFELARQLYERMGTLGDNVGKLGSSLKSSVDRYNALVGTLEARVLPTARKLNALDTSGLVTPPAVQVTPRSLAAPELQGTEPGAAELRAAVKEEDAA, encoded by the coding sequence ATGGAACCTTTTGCAGTCATTCTGGCCCTTTTGATGCTGTTGCTGGGCGCCGTGTCCGGCGCTGGCGCGGTATACGTGGTGTTGCGTCGGCGGGGCGCCGCCGTGGAAGCGGATTTCGACGGCGTTTCGGCGCGGCTTTCGGAAGTCAGCGCCCAGTTTGCTGCCGCGGATGCCGAGCGGAGGCTCCTGTCGGCCCAGAACCGGGAGCTGGGCATGTCGCGTGAGCAGGATGGGAGCGTACTGCGGGCCTTGGCGCCGGTGGCTGAAAAGCTGACGGCGGTGCAGCAGCAGGTAGCCCTGCTGGAACGGGACCGGCTCGAACAGTACGGGCAGCTGGCCCAGCAGCTGCAGGAAGCCCGCCTCACGGACGAGCAGCTGATGCGCTCCACGCATGCCCTTGAGTCGGCGCTCCGGTCGAACAGCGCGCGCGGCCAGTGGGGGGAAGTGCAGCTGCGCCGTGTTGTGGAGGCGGCCGGCATGATGCGGCATGTTGATTTCCATGAGCAGCAGCACGGCACGTCAGGCGCCGAGGCCGCCGTCCGTCCGGACCTTGTGGTCCAGCTGCCGGGCGACAAGCAGCTCGTTGTCGACGCTAAGGTCCCCCTGTCCGCCTACCTTGAGGCGCAGGAGCTGGGGCAGTCGGCCGGCGACAAGCCCGGGCTTAGCCAGGCGGCATTGCAAAACCTCATGGCGGCACACGCCAAGGCGCTGAAGTCCCACGTGGACGCCCTCAGCACCAAGAAGTACTGGGACATTTCGGGGAATTCGCCAGAGCTGGTGATCTGTTTCGTCCCGGCCGAATCCATCCTCGCGGCCGCTCTCTCCGCCGATCCCGCGCTCCTGGATCACGCCCTCTCCAGGAATGTGGTGCTTGCGTCCCCCGGCACGCTGCTCGCGGTGCTCAAATCCGTAGCGTTCACGTGGCGCCAGGACGTTCTAACGGACAGTGCGCGGGAGCTCTTCGAACTTGCCCGGCAGCTGTACGAGCGGATGGGCACGCTCGGGGACAACGTCGGCAAGCTCGGGTCCTCGCTGAAAAGCTCCGTGGACCGCTACAACGCGTTGGTCGGCACGCTGGAGGCACGCGTACTACCCACGGCGCGGAAACTGAACGCCCTGGACACCAGCGGACTGGTCACGCCGCCGGCTGTGCAGGTCACGCCGCGGTCCCTCGCAGCCCCTGAGCTGCAGGGCACGGAACCGGGGGCCGCCGAGCTGCGGGCGGCCGTGAAGGAAGAGGACGCCGCTTAA
- a CDS encoding 4-hydroxy-3-methylbut-2-enyl diphosphate reductase encodes MTSSAVSLSMPTVPRRRRSPEEVLAAAPVPGPKRVLLAAPRGYCAGVDRAVIAVEKALQHYGPPVYVRKQIVHNVHVVSSLEEQGAIFVDETDEVPEGALVIFSAHGVSPAVVQSAEDRGLRTIDATCPLVTKVHKEAVRFAKDDFDILLIGHDGHEEVEGTAGEAPEHIQIINGPHEVDKVTVRDPEKVIWLSQTTLSVDETMETVRLLKDRFPTLQDPPSDDICYATTNRQVAIKKIAPQADLVIVVGSANSSNSVRLVEVALEYGAKASYRVDFANEVDESWFEGVATVGVTSGASVPEVLVKDVLRLLADYGYDAVEEIVTAEEDLLFSLPKELRATLKEAGDVSRALGGRRSR; translated from the coding sequence ATGACTTCCTCTGCAGTTTCCCTTTCGATGCCAACCGTCCCGCGCCGGCGGCGTTCGCCGGAGGAAGTGCTCGCGGCGGCACCGGTCCCGGGCCCGAAGAGGGTTCTGCTGGCGGCTCCCCGCGGATACTGCGCGGGCGTGGACCGCGCGGTCATCGCCGTCGAAAAGGCCCTGCAGCACTACGGACCGCCCGTTTACGTCCGGAAACAGATTGTCCATAACGTGCACGTGGTCAGCTCCCTTGAGGAGCAGGGCGCCATCTTCGTGGACGAAACTGACGAAGTGCCCGAGGGCGCCCTGGTCATCTTCTCGGCCCACGGCGTGTCCCCGGCCGTGGTCCAGTCCGCAGAGGACCGCGGACTGCGAACCATCGATGCCACCTGCCCCCTCGTGACCAAGGTCCACAAGGAAGCCGTCCGCTTCGCCAAGGACGACTTCGACATCCTCCTGATCGGCCACGACGGCCACGAAGAGGTTGAAGGAACGGCCGGCGAAGCTCCCGAACACATCCAGATCATCAACGGCCCCCATGAGGTGGACAAGGTGACGGTACGGGATCCCGAAAAGGTCATCTGGCTTTCGCAGACCACGCTCAGCGTGGACGAGACCATGGAGACCGTCCGGCTGCTCAAGGACCGGTTCCCCACGCTCCAGGACCCGCCCAGCGACGACATTTGCTACGCCACGACCAACCGCCAGGTGGCCATCAAGAAGATCGCGCCCCAGGCCGATCTGGTAATCGTGGTTGGTTCGGCCAACTCCTCCAACTCGGTGCGACTCGTCGAGGTGGCGCTGGAGTACGGCGCCAAGGCGTCGTACCGGGTTGACTTCGCCAACGAGGTGGACGAGTCCTGGTTCGAGGGTGTTGCCACGGTGGGCGTCACCTCGGGCGCGTCCGTTCCGGAGGTCCTGGTCAAGGACGTGCTCCGGCTCCTGGCCGACTACGGCTACGACGCTGTCGAGGAAATTGTGACTGCGGAGGAGGACCTGCTCTTCTCCCTGCCGAAGGAGCTCCGCGCCACGCTCAAGGAGGCGGGGGACGTATCCCGCGCCCTCGGCGGACGCCGCTCGCGCTAG
- a CDS encoding ABC transporter ATP-binding protein: protein MSDYISPDRPSPDPLEPDSIEPGTGRRRADGKGSVVLEVRDLSVDFGVEKKWVPAAVGLNYEVRAGEVLAIVGESGSGKSASSMALLGLLPSNSRVSGSVRLSGRELLGADAANLRSVRGKDVAVIFQEPMTALNPVYTVGAQIVETVRLHNEVSPDQAKERALRMLELVELPDPVKAFKSYPHQLSGGQRQRAMIAQSLSCDPKLLIADEPTTALDVTVQAEILDLMRNLRNKLDSAIVLITHDMGVVADLADRIAVMRRGLIVETGTAEQIFHNPQHPYTQALLAAVPHLGQGGTDAAPDVDVTAALAAATHAELDSVDHDELVRRERENAAALAAAESRGPVGEPVLELTDVAIEYPKQGRVPAFRAVEGANLTIHPGQVVGLVGESGSGKTTIGRAAVGLLPVAAGTMRVVGEDISAAKKNGKQLHQVRRHIGMVFQDPSSSLNPRLPIGESIGEPMYLAGVAKGADLQKRIEALLDQVELPRNYRNRYPHELSGGQKQRVGIARALSLKPKLMVADEPTSALDVSVQAKVLELFQNLQRELGFACLFVTHDLAVVDVLADRICVMQRGRIVEQGSRDQILRNPQEAYTQRLLAAVPLPDPEQQRERRELRAQLLATGTK, encoded by the coding sequence ATGTCTGACTACATCAGCCCTGACCGCCCGTCCCCGGACCCGCTGGAGCCGGACTCCATTGAGCCCGGCACCGGACGGCGGAGGGCAGACGGGAAGGGGTCCGTCGTCCTCGAAGTGCGCGACCTCAGCGTCGACTTCGGCGTGGAAAAGAAATGGGTGCCGGCCGCCGTCGGGCTTAACTATGAGGTCCGCGCCGGCGAGGTCCTGGCCATCGTGGGGGAGTCCGGCTCGGGCAAGAGTGCCAGCTCCATGGCGCTGCTCGGCCTGCTGCCCAGCAACAGCAGGGTGTCCGGGAGCGTCAGGCTCTCCGGCAGGGAGTTGCTGGGCGCGGATGCGGCCAACCTCCGCAGTGTCCGCGGCAAGGACGTGGCAGTCATCTTCCAGGAGCCCATGACGGCGCTGAACCCGGTCTACACGGTGGGTGCCCAGATCGTCGAGACGGTGCGGCTGCACAACGAAGTCTCTCCGGACCAGGCCAAGGAGCGCGCGCTGCGGATGCTGGAGCTGGTGGAGCTGCCGGACCCGGTGAAGGCGTTCAAGTCCTATCCGCACCAGCTCTCCGGCGGCCAGCGGCAGCGTGCCATGATCGCGCAGTCGCTGTCCTGCGATCCCAAGCTGCTGATCGCTGACGAGCCCACCACGGCCCTGGACGTCACGGTGCAGGCGGAGATCCTGGACCTCATGCGGAACCTGCGCAACAAGCTGGACAGTGCCATCGTCCTGATCACGCACGACATGGGCGTCGTGGCGGACCTGGCGGACCGGATCGCGGTCATGCGCAGGGGCCTGATCGTGGAGACCGGCACCGCCGAGCAGATCTTCCACAACCCCCAGCATCCCTACACGCAGGCGCTGCTTGCGGCTGTGCCGCACCTCGGGCAGGGCGGAACGGACGCTGCGCCGGACGTTGACGTGACAGCGGCGCTGGCAGCGGCCACCCACGCGGAGCTTGACTCCGTTGACCACGACGAACTGGTCCGGCGCGAGCGGGAGAACGCGGCGGCCCTGGCAGCGGCCGAATCCAGGGGGCCCGTGGGGGAACCGGTCCTGGAGCTGACCGACGTCGCCATCGAGTACCCCAAGCAGGGCCGCGTGCCGGCCTTCCGCGCCGTCGAGGGGGCCAACCTGACCATCCATCCGGGGCAGGTTGTGGGCCTCGTGGGGGAGTCTGGATCGGGCAAAACCACCATCGGGCGGGCCGCCGTCGGACTGCTGCCGGTGGCTGCCGGAACGATGCGTGTTGTGGGGGAGGACATCTCTGCTGCTAAAAAGAACGGCAAACAGCTGCATCAGGTGCGCCGCCACATCGGCATGGTGTTCCAGGACCCGTCCTCATCCCTGAACCCGCGCCTGCCCATCGGCGAAAGCATCGGCGAGCCGATGTACCTTGCCGGCGTGGCGAAGGGCGCCGACCTGCAGAAGCGCATCGAGGCGCTGCTGGACCAGGTGGAGCTGCCGCGGAACTACCGGAACAGGTACCCGCACGAGCTGTCCGGCGGGCAGAAACAGCGCGTCGGCATCGCCCGGGCGCTCTCGCTCAAGCCGAAGCTCATGGTGGCCGACGAGCCGACGTCTGCGCTCGACGTGTCCGTGCAGGCCAAGGTCCTGGAGCTGTTCCAGAACCTCCAGCGTGAACTCGGGTTCGCCTGCCTGTTCGTCACCCACGACCTCGCCGTCGTGGATGTGCTGGCTGACCGCATCTGTGTCATGCAGCGCGGCCGCATCGTGGAGCAGGGCTCCCGCGACCAGATCCTGCGGAACCCGCAGGAGGCCTACACGCAGCGGCTGCTTGCCGCCGTGCCGCTGCCGGATCCGGAACAGCAGCGCGAGCGCCGGGAACTGCGGGCACAGCTGCTGGCCACCGGAACGAAGTAG
- a CDS encoding ABC transporter permease, with protein sequence MVTYIVRRLVTAALILLGASFLVYLLTAASGDPLAEFRASSAPNKQQLMDSRSALLDLDTPAPVRYFKWLGGAAQCLVPFTGSCNLGKNIAGQPITDALGHALIQTLTLVTGAAVLAILVGITLGIITALRQYSTLDYGVTFMAFLFFSLPIFWVAVLLKEFGAIGFNNFLRNPEIPLPVSLGIGAVLGAVAVIVAGGDARRKAMTGGIVFAAVAAVLIYFSVTQWFKTPGLGPVVIAIAGVGIAFAVTLLTAGLRNRKALQSALIAVGVGLVLYFVVQPLLDQATFLMVVLLAVAAVLIGMAIGYFMGGYDRGQSMRAAAITSFLVGFLIVLDRFMQAWPAYFNNSRVRGRPIATIGAGTPNIEGDFWILGLDSFTHLILPTTALILISLAGYTRFTRASMLEIMNMDYIRTARAKGLSERTVVMRHAFRNALIPVATIVAFDIGGLIGGAVITETVFSVRGMGFLFLDGILHVDPNPVMGVFICVAITAMAFNLIADLAYSALDPRVRVKA encoded by the coding sequence ATGGTGACCTACATAGTCCGGCGGCTTGTCACCGCCGCACTCATCCTTTTGGGCGCGTCCTTCCTGGTGTATCTGCTGACCGCCGCATCAGGCGACCCGCTCGCAGAGTTCCGTGCCAGCAGCGCACCGAACAAGCAGCAGCTCATGGACTCGAGGTCCGCGCTGCTGGACCTCGATACGCCGGCGCCCGTGCGGTATTTCAAATGGCTTGGCGGCGCGGCCCAGTGCCTGGTGCCCTTCACCGGATCCTGCAATCTCGGCAAGAACATCGCCGGCCAGCCCATCACTGACGCCCTCGGCCATGCACTCATTCAGACCCTGACACTGGTCACCGGGGCCGCCGTCCTGGCCATCCTTGTGGGCATCACGCTGGGCATCATCACCGCCCTGCGGCAGTACAGCACACTGGATTACGGCGTGACCTTCATGGCCTTCCTGTTCTTCTCCCTGCCGATCTTCTGGGTCGCCGTCCTGCTCAAGGAATTCGGCGCCATCGGCTTCAACAACTTCCTCCGCAACCCGGAGATTCCGCTGCCGGTCTCTCTCGGCATCGGCGCCGTCCTGGGTGCCGTGGCCGTGATCGTGGCTGGCGGCGACGCCAGACGCAAGGCAATGACCGGCGGCATCGTCTTCGCCGCTGTCGCCGCGGTCCTCATCTACTTCTCGGTTACCCAGTGGTTCAAGACGCCGGGCCTGGGCCCGGTGGTCATCGCCATCGCGGGGGTGGGCATCGCCTTTGCCGTGACTCTGCTGACCGCCGGCCTGCGGAACCGCAAGGCGCTGCAGTCCGCCCTGATTGCCGTGGGCGTAGGGCTGGTCCTCTATTTTGTGGTCCAGCCCCTGCTGGACCAGGCCACATTCCTGATGGTCGTGCTGCTCGCGGTTGCCGCGGTTCTCATCGGCATGGCCATTGGCTACTTCATGGGCGGCTACGACCGCGGCCAGTCCATGCGCGCGGCGGCCATCACGTCCTTCCTGGTGGGCTTCCTCATCGTGCTTGACCGTTTCATGCAGGCCTGGCCCGCCTACTTCAACAACAGCAGGGTCCGGGGACGGCCGATTGCCACCATCGGCGCCGGCACGCCGAACATCGAAGGCGACTTCTGGATTCTCGGCCTGGACTCCTTCACGCACCTGATCCTGCCCACCACCGCGCTCATCCTCATCTCCCTCGCCGGCTACACCAGGTTCACCCGGGCCTCCATGCTGGAAATCATGAACATGGACTACATCCGGACAGCGCGTGCCAAAGGCCTGTCAGAACGGACCGTCGTCATGCGCCACGCCTTCCGCAACGCCCTGATCCCGGTGGCCACCATCGTCGCATTCGACATCGGCGGCCTGATCGGCGGCGCGGTGATCACCGAGACGGTCTTCTCCGTCCGGGGCATGGGTTTCCTGTTCCTGGACGGCATCCTGCACGTTGACCCCAACCCCGTCATGGGCGTCTTCATTTGCGTCGCCATTACGGCGATGGCGTTCAACCTCATCGCGGACCTCGCCTACTCCGCACTGGATCCACGAGTAAGGGTGAAAGCATGA
- a CDS encoding PH domain-containing protein: MSTVPHAGNAAIFKARTNKWFAGFSWFVAAAGLAGLVVAGGLPSLAGAAPLLLIAYLGWLLFWRPAVVVHDAGVTIENPFRAITVPWAALVQVDTRYALTLVTPGRSYGAWAAPAPGIWGGRNARPEDLRGLPDSTYGPGNSVRPGDLKSTDSGQAAQLVRGRWQQLVESGLLDAGAAEATPVSVKFRWREAAATLILLGLSYWSVAAL, translated from the coding sequence ATGAGCACAGTGCCGCATGCCGGAAACGCCGCAATCTTCAAGGCGCGCACCAACAAATGGTTTGCCGGTTTCTCGTGGTTCGTGGCGGCCGCCGGGCTGGCCGGCCTGGTGGTGGCGGGCGGACTCCCCTCCCTGGCCGGTGCCGCGCCGCTGCTGCTCATCGCCTACCTGGGCTGGCTGCTGTTCTGGCGGCCGGCGGTGGTTGTCCACGACGCCGGCGTCACCATAGAAAATCCGTTCCGCGCCATCACCGTGCCGTGGGCGGCGCTGGTGCAGGTGGACACCCGGTACGCGCTGACTCTTGTCACGCCCGGCCGAAGCTACGGGGCCTGGGCGGCTCCCGCCCCGGGCATCTGGGGCGGACGCAACGCCCGCCCGGAGGACCTCCGAGGACTGCCGGACAGCACGTACGGGCCCGGGAACTCCGTCCGCCCCGGCGACCTCAAGAGCACCGACTCGGGGCAGGCCGCACAGCTGGTCCGGGGACGCTGGCAGCAGCTGGTCGAATCGGGGCTGCTTGATGCCGGCGCAGCCGAAGCCACTCCGGTCAGCGTGAAGTTCCGCTGGCGTGAAGCTGCCGCAACTCTGATCCTTCTCGGGCTCAGCTACTGGAGCGTGGCCGCCCTGTAG